Genomic segment of Rhinoderma darwinii isolate aRhiDar2 chromosome 12, aRhiDar2.hap1, whole genome shotgun sequence:
TCTTTCAAGGTACTGGTTCGCTTTGCGGCGATCCAGCTACCTATAGGTGGccctagagagacagttttcttctggAGAAGGGCTAATTTGCATCCTTTTCCCAGGGAGAATGCCTGAAACACTCCACAAGGAGAATATTCTCCTCACAATGCCCCTAACTACAACGACCCCTGTATACTAAAGTGGAGCTGGGGCTCCTTCTCTATGGGCCCCACAGCAACCACTTCTCCTGCCTCTATGATAAGTACATACTTGCCAGGGTTCCCGGTTTAATAAATCGCAAAAATATTCGTGGAAACTCATTGTAATATCCTCCCTCGTTGTTTCTCATTTCGCTAAAATTATTTCATTCTCAAAAAAATATGACTTTTACGCCGTTtaagccatttaaaaaaaataaaaaaaaggcagtGCTTAGTGGAAGGGGCGGAGTCACTTACAGCCTGACAAATTTAGTATAATTTAAGCCAGAAACTGATCGCTCTTGTTGAActcctagctggcgtagatttgactttctggcgcTTGCACGGGCAGGTATCCAccgcttaataaattaggcgcatctcactCCGGCGATCTAGAGATTACGATTAGTCTATGAATCAACAGTCTTAATAAAATTTGCCCcaatgtctttaaaaaaaatttgtgtcttaaaacaaaatgtaaaaatagtaaaaacaaaaaactaaaatttgtaaaacaaaaaaagtcacaATTCCAAATAAATTACACACAGATGGAATtatgaaatacaaaaataacctCTTTAGCCGGTGATTTACCAGATTAGGAAATTTCCAAAAAGTTCTCAGCAACTTATAACATAACTAGCAATTCTGGACTAATAATCAAGTTCCACTTGTGATGCCTGCAGCGAcagattttatattttatggCTATGAAGTGCTCTCAGCTTTGACCTACTACAATGATGACGGACTCGTTTTTCAATTGGGCTCGCCCTACACAACTTGCTGTGGGGAGAGGATGTGGGAGGAGAAAGAAGCAGCATGGAATTGTGTTTCACGAGCTGCTGAAACACTTTCTAGGTTCTTGACAGAGGAGCAAACCAGTCTCCGTCTCTGTAGAGATGCTACCAGATCTTATCTCGAGTACAGAAGACTTGGCTTTCCTCAAAGTAATTGTCCTCAAGGATGGAACCTTGCATGGCTTCTAAACTCATTGGTTTGTCTTGTGTTACTTTCCTTTCTTCCTCCTTATGCGTTTCGGGGAGGAGTAAAAGTTCTTAGTGATGTCAGAGGCGTCCCACGTTGTGTCTCTTCTTGCCCAAGTCACAATCTCCCAAGTGCTGAGGACTACTCTACCATGTGCCTGAAGAGTTGGACTAGCCGTGGCTGAGAACCCAAGGGTTGACTTTGCAGCCCAGGTTCTTTCGGGACCATGATGGACAAAGAGAAATTCGACAACGTCACCAACAAATGTGAATCCATGACACATTTAGGACACAACGAGAGTCCGGCTATCAGCGCCGTGATGTTCTCCGCAGGGGTGTTGGGCAACTTGACCGCATTGGTGTTGCTGGAGAGACGTAGAAgagggaacaggggcaaaatCTCTTTGTTCTTCATCCTCGTGACCGGTCTGGTCATTACGGACTTGTTGGGCACTTGTATGATCAGCCCTGTGGTGTTGGCATCTTATACCAAGAGACTTACTCTAACCGCTTTGAATCTTTGCAACTATTTCGCTTTTACCATGACTTTTTTCAGCCTGGCCACCATGATGGTTCTCTTCGCCATGGCCTTGGAGCGTGCAATGGCCATAGGACATCCTTACTTTTATGAGAAGTTCATCAAGAAGCGGTGTGGGATCATCACCTTCCCAGTTATCTACTCCTTTTGCATTGTATTCTGCCTCTTCCCAATTATGGGATTCGGAGAATTCATACAATACTGTCCCGGGACTTGGTGCTTTATAAACTTGCGGGGTCAAATAAAAGATGGATACATCAGCAACGTGTACTCCATGCTATATGCCACCCTTCTTCTCATTCTCATCATAGCGGTATTGAGCTGCAACCTCATTGTCATCATCAGTCTGGTCAAGATGCACAAAAGGCAAAAGTCCCGGAGAATGGGCTCTCTAAAGACCAACAAGGGGGAGAGGATTTCCATGTCCGAAGAAATCGACCATCTCATATTATTGTCTATCATGACCATTACCTTCATTATTTGTTCAGTACCTTTCACGGTAAGATGCTTCACATCATTTCTACTGGTTGTAAAGGTTACATTTTAAGAATactaagaaaaacaaaaattatataaGAAAAAACATCATgaaatttcccccaaaaaaaaaaattattctcaaCCGTTCTAAAAATTTCTTTAAGAAAAATGTAATCAGGTTCCTGGCTCACTTTCTATCTTTTAGAGTATCTCTTtcatgtagatgtagcagagcggaatttgtcatttaaccctttcataacTCATGTGTAATGGAATAGgtttaccagcagtcctatgtaaaactatGAATATATTTCCCAAGAGAACCTTTATAGAGACTGATGCTGTCAAAATATGATGCAGGGTGCACTACATTTCTAGCATTTGGACATACCCCTCATCATTTTTGACAATACTTTTCCATTTGTCGGCTTGCACTCATTTTTAATTTTGCATTAATTCTTACTACAAAATACGATCAACTATCTAATGACAAGTCCGATCTGGTGAACGTCTGTAGAAGAGTTTTCCATTAATGTCAGACACTAATTATAAGCTCCAACGTGTCGGTTATTCTGTGGTATTTTAGTTATTACACACCGGATAAATATATACTCTGTGCATTGTGCTCGGACAGCGCTGTAAAGACAAAGTCCATAGAATCCTGTGCCATTGTGTATTAggagttgtgccaaatgacacGTTCAGTTATGCTACATCTATAGCATTTCAATCTGTCCTTGCTATTCCTCCCGATTCTCTTGTCAATGCATCCACTACTGCACTAGTAGCGACGAACATGCCTGGATTCTCACACAAGACTGCTGTATAAAAAACGCACTCATCCCAAgaaagtatgtgtgtgtatgtatgtatgtatatatattatggtACACATCTGTTTCTTGCAAGATTTTAACTTTTGCCACATCCGTCACGCTAGTATGACCCTGGTATAAAGTCTATGTCaacctttgaacaccattttacagcTTATACACTGATAaagttatattacttatcctgtactgatcctgagtcacaccctgcattatactccagagctgcactcactattctgcttttggagtcactgtgtacatacattacattacttatcctgtactgatcccgagttatatcctgtattatactccagagatgcactcactattctgctggtggagtaactgtgtacatgcattacttatcctgtactgatcctgagttacatcctgtattgtactccagaactgcactcactattctgctggtggagtcactgtgtacatacattacattacttatcctgtactgatcctgagttacatcctgtattatactccagagctgcactcactattctgctggtggagtcactgtgtacatacattacattacttatcctgtactgatcccgagttatatcctgtattatactccagagctgcactcactattctgctggtggagtaactgtgtacatgcattacttatcctgtactgatcctgagttacatcctgtattgtactccagaactgcactcactattctgctggtggagtcactgtgtacatacattacattacttatcctgtactgatcctgagttacatcctgtattgtactccagaactgcactcactattctgctggtggagtcactgtgtacatacattacattacttatcctgtactgatcccgagttatatcctgtattatactccagagctgcactcactattctgctggtggagtaactgtgtacatgcattacttatcctgtactgatcctgagttacatcctgtattgtactccagagctgcactcactattctgctggtggagtcactgtgtacatatattacattacttatcctgtactgatcctgagttacatgctgtattgtactccagaactgcactcactattctgctggtggagtcactgtgtacatacattacattacttatccggaactgatcctgagttacatcctgtattatactccagggctgcactcactattctgctggtggagtcactgtatacatacattacatgacttatcctgtactgatcctgagttacatcttgtattatactccagagctgcactcactattctgctggtggagtcactgtgtacatacattacttatccggaactgatcctgagttacatcctgtattatactccagggctgcactcactattctgctggtggagtcactgtatacatacattacatgacttatcctgtactgatcctgagttacatcttgtattatactccagagctgcgctcactattctgctggtggagtcactgtgtacatacattaccacacgtaacggaattactgcagaaaTGGACTTGCTGCAAAACGAaagatacgcaccgcaggtgaatttcgggACCGAAAttttatgcagtgtgtggatgagatttgttaaatgtgtGTATTTGCCATACGAGATTCCGGAGGAAAAATACGcaccaattctgttacgtgtggacaagccctaatacagggtgtaactcaggatcagtacaggagaagtaatgtatgtacacagtgactccactagcagaatagtgagtgcagctctggagtataatacaggataagtaatgtaatgaatgtacacagtgactccaccaggagaatagtgagtgcagctctggagtataatacaggatataactcaggatcagtgcaggataagtcatgtaatgtatgtacacagtgactccaccagcagaatagtgagtgcagctctggagtataatacagtatgtaactcaggatcagtgcaggataagtcatgtaatgtatgtacacagtgaccatcagcagaatagtgagtgtagctctggagtattatacaggatgtaactcaggatcagtacaggataagtaatgtaatgtatgtacacagtgactccaccagcagaatagtgagtgcagctctggagtataatacaggatataactcaggatcagtgcaggataagtcatgtaatgtatgtacacagtgactccaccagcagaatagtgagtgcagctctggagtataatacaggatgtaactcaggatcagtactggatcagtaatgtaatgtatgtacacagtgactccaccaacagaatagtgagtgcagctctggagtataatacagtatgtaactcaggatcagtgcaggataagtcatgtaatgtatgtacacagtgactccaccagcagaatagtgagtgcagctctggagtataatacagtatgtaactcaggatcagtgcaggataagtcatgtaatgtatgtacacttcATTTGTTAAATGCTACCACTGCAACTTCTGAACTGGGTGTTTAACTGTAGTCAAGACTGAAAAGAACAGAGGCAGTCCATGAAGCTATGTGGCAGCTAGCTCAGTTTTTCCCATGCCCCATTCTCATGGGTGGTTTGCACTATGGGGGGCTCGTGTCCCACAAGCTCAGCAACCAAAAGGAGGAGAAAACTAACTTGAGGTTCATCATGGCACCTTTCTCTCCGACAGAGGAGGTGAAGGTGAAGCATGTGCTGGTATGTCTTGTTAAAGAGATATTACCATCACAGAAAGTAAtgtcatatcactaggatatgccatcactttttgattagtgggggtctaacTGCCTGGGGTGCAGTGGTGCTGTAGCGCTGCATCCACTTCATAGTTTCTCCTTGCACAATGGCGCTCCCGGCCGCCGTCTCTGCAGGGAACTGTATCACACACCTATTAACTTATGGAGTCGTTCTATAGTTCCCGGCACAACAGGTGGCCAGCAGCGCCAATGTGCAAGGAAAAACGTAAAAAGCTCTGTATCCCTTTCAAAGGGGCCATGGGATGCATTGGTGGCATGACCCAGCACAAGGAAGGGGCCCCTCTCCCCTATGTACCCCCCATGCTGATGGTCATGTAATCTAATGCACAGCAGTGAGAAAGCTCTCTCTCCACAATGACAGAATCCTGAGGGACCACGAGAAGGAACAGCTACTGAAACCGAGCGCTTACTGCACATAAACAGAAAACAAGCCATTCACAAACTTGTATATAGATTTCTTACTACGCAACCATTTCAGTATATTCTATGGTCAGAACCACCAGGCACGGTAAAGCTCGGCCTATCTGCGCCATTTTATCCTATGCTGAATATTTCTATGACAAATTTCCTGTTCAAATTTGCCTGGGGCATCAACAAGTCGAAACTCATGCATGCTATATCTATCAATTCTCAGTATTACTTCAGCCGTGCAGTGATCAGGAAGCTTGTGTAATCACATTATCTCATccaaatatagatatatatatatatatatatatatatatatatatatatatatatatatatataaatatatatacatacatatatacacatacatacatacatacatacacacacattgacACCTATAGCGGGTGCATGAGTATCACTGGCTATTCTTTGCATAAGCCCTCAACGCTACTTTTCTGTAAATATGGGGCACGTCCAATAGAATTGGTTCCATTTCCAAAGATCGAAAACTGCAGAAAAAGCATACGTTTATATAATGTATGTTGTCCCATTATGTATTATAAGTTGTGCCAATTGATaacttcagctctgctacatctgtatccaATCATATTAAGCATTCTGACCCTGCTATTCCAGCTCAGTCTCGTGTCCAAGCACCCAAGTAGTGACCCTGGCATGATTGTTTTCTTGTACAGGAGATATACTGCAGCGAATAGTGTCATTTTGACTCCTGGGGGAAGAAACATCAGCAATATACATTGTGAAAACTAAAATGCAGCATAACCTTTTCAGACGCATGAGGAAGAGGGAATTTTCTGTATTTTCAATGATTTTCAGAAGAGCCTTTTACCCAGTGAACgtatgtccacctttgaaccACAGTTTACAAAATCACTAATATTTtatgtatatactgtaaatacattacataaatCATCATCTTGTACCGATCccaagttacatcctgtattaaacCCCAGAGCTGCAATCAAGATTCTGCTtgaaaacagtcaacaagctcgTTGTCAGCCACTTCCCAGTCAACAAAGCTGCGCTTCTATAATACAGGAAGCAGTTTGTTTTTCCTACACTAGATTACTCTATAGTGCCTGGTGTGAAgatgacacttcccagaatgtAAATCACCAAAGCAAGCTCTATACAGAGACTGAACAAGAAGGAAATGTTGGAGATTTCAGCTGTGAgatctgcagaatagtgagtgcagctctggtgtaagatacaggctgtaactcaggatcagtacaggataagtaatgtatgtacacagtgactcctccagtagaatagtgagt
This window contains:
- the PTGER2 gene encoding prostaglandin E2 receptor EP2 subtype produces the protein MMDKEKFDNVTNKCESMTHLGHNESPAISAVMFSAGVLGNLTALVLLERRRRGNRGKISLFFILVTGLVITDLLGTCMISPVVLASYTKRLTLTALNLCNYFAFTMTFFSLATMMVLFAMALERAMAIGHPYFYEKFIKKRCGIITFPVIYSFCIVFCLFPIMGFGEFIQYCPGTWCFINLRGQIKDGYISNVYSMLYATLLLILIIAVLSCNLIVIISLVKMHKRQKSRRMGSLKTNKGERISMSEEIDHLILLSIMTITFIICSVPFTVRAYINRADSDKGDDKMDLLALRFLSVNSIIDPWIFTILRPSVLRLMRSVLCCRNSFNMRSIRNSPSLNTQLSTTTKLNFVDTTYGISQKEHLADGDKIAWGKKPDT